The segment AACCCATTAGGCGTAACGGGCCCCCATTAATCGACGTACGAGAAGGGTCCATGGAAAATATACATACTGGGGCGAAGCCGCTAAAGATTCTTGTGAAAAGTGTGAGAGCTTCCCAGAATATCAGAGGATGGCCGGCCTTTTTTACGTCTGGACTGTCTCAAGATCAAACAAGGACCGTTCTTTCTGTCATCCAACAAGAGCTAGGGACATTTCGCCTGGATTAAGCCTTAAAAAAAAGGACAGACGTTACACAAAGTCCAAGGCGATCTAGGATTGGGTAAGCGAAGTCTGGCCTTTTTCCTATGAGATACGGAAAGGCGACCTCGTTATCCTGCCGTTCAAGACGCAACCCACCATCTATGTCGGAGAAGTGGTCGGGGATTACCACGCGGAGTTGCAGGGGCCGAAACCGTCCTTCCACTGGCGGCCGGTGAAATGGATTGGCGGGTCGGTTCCGCGCGCCAGCTTCGGCAAGGATTTGCTCTACACTTTCGGCGCATTTCTGACCATATGCCGCGTGCAGCGCAACAACGCCGAGCAACGCATCGGCGCCATGCGGGCTAATGGCTGGAAGCCCGAATCCATAACGGCGGTCACAAAGGCTCATTCACCAATGACCAACGAGGCCGCCGAAGATAGCGACCCTGAAGAACTGGCCCATGACCAGATTGCACCGCTTATCGCGTCGCGTTTCAAGGGGCATGGTCTCATCCGCTTAGTGGAAGCGATCCTCAAGGCGCAGGGGTACATCACGTACCAGAACCCAGAAGGGGGATGGGGCGTCGATATTCTGGCCGGTTCGGGGCCGCTGGGTTTTGGTTTGCCGCGTTTGTGCGTGGAAGTGAAATCGGAGGTGGGCCTATCGACCGCCCGAGCGTGGATAAGCTGTTAGGGGCGGTCTCCAAGTTTGGCGCAGGTGAAGGGTTGTTCGTCTCGTGGGGCGGCTTCAAAAGCAACGCGCAAAAAGAACTTGCGGAAAGCTTCTTCTGGGTGCGGCTGTGGACGCAAAAGGATCTGCTGGAACAACTGTTTGCTCATTATGACCACCTTGATGAAGACTGGAAGGCCGAATTGCCATTGAAGCGGATGTGGACGGTGGCAGTACAGGAATGATGGCTTGCCCT is part of the Acidiferrobacter thiooxydans genome and harbors:
- a CDS encoding restriction endonuclease — protein: MDKLLGAVSKFGAGEGLFVSWGGFKSNAQKELAESFFWVRLWTQKDLLEQLFAHYDHLDEDWKAELPLKRMWTVAVQE